In one Alnus glutinosa chromosome 14, dhAlnGlut1.1, whole genome shotgun sequence genomic region, the following are encoded:
- the LOC133857144 gene encoding autophagy-related protein 9, with the protein MMFSGPKSVNPFSVFQSKWRGESSLTTGLLKDVSPEIELSDYGRVPPSPGSESPSGLLNGDSLNVEPIADLDLFFERLYSYYCEKGLWCIIIKWIVELLSLGFTICFSGFFLLFVDWNGLRNAKCGMDAVESGIKPCDLAKDALHQHPLTPLTLTKAIIVGYLGIFSIYWIFCFLRFFAQLKDTLGIRHFYYNSLHVTDNEIQTMPWATILEKVVRLQSSQQLCVVKDLSAHDVVMRLMRKENYLIGMVNKGVLAFPISQWIPGVGPTVKFGSYGAQHRLILTKTLEWTLNWCILQSMFDRNFCVRREFISNPTTLKKRLMVVGLAMLLLSPFLVIFMLVYLFLRHAEQFYNHPSTASSRRWSTLSKWIFREYNEVDHLFKHRINSSVEHASNYLKQFPSPIISIIAKFISFVSGGFAAILIIIAFLEESLLEGHIFGRNLFWYAAVFGTITAISRAAITDELLVLDPEGAMSMVVQHTHYMPKRWRGKENTEIVCIEFETLFQYTGMMLLEEMASIFLTPYLLIFVVPKRVDDILQFIADSTVNVEGVGHVCSFSVFDFQKYGNSNYGSPHNAPRTERSSQGKMEKSFLSFQSSYPSWEPNTQGKQFISNLRTFREQNLQGKGTRQAYSPSRMWRGSPTFRGHGDRRNVFSREHTHNILGTGYHLGSLWLIDADQKNHPYLLDWYYMSQPNRVTGYSRDGAPEPFEATEQHPGDDWTPSNLTQNEPKYEEYWGHHYEDRTQSHLGASTSTRFFRDSVIRHHDSSNLRNPTRSHWWARSGPDAAQLQTSFLEPPDFIHESSDNYHDNFSDRISEEREQHLDWRNDHQLSRTTYMDDLEAGELNLHFDDIYSRPPETPRINPEATSFG; encoded by the exons ATGATGTTCAGTGGGCCAAAGAGTGTAAATCCGTTCAGTGTATTCCAATCGAAATGGCGTGGTGAATCATCTTTGACTACAGGCTTGCTTAAGGATGTGTCTCCCGAGATTGAATTGTCTGACTATGGAAGGGTACCACCAAGTCCTGGTAGTGAGAGCCCTTCGGGACTTCTTAATGGTGATTCCTTGAATGTGGAACCAATTGCTGATTTGGACCTATTCTTTGAAAGGCTTTACAGCTACTATTGTGAGAAAGGGCTTTGGTGCATCATTATAAAGTGGATAGTTGAGCTTCTAAGCCTGGGCTTCACAATTTGTTTCTCGggatttttcttattatttgttGACTGGAATGGTCTTCGTAATGCAAAGTGTGGGATGGATGCAGTTGAATCTGGAATTAAGCCTTGTGATCTTGCTAAGGATGCTCTTCATCAGCACCCATTAACTCCCCTAACACTTACCAAAGCTATTATTGTTGGATATTTAGGGATATTTTCCATTTATTggatcttttgttttttgaggTTTTTTGCTCAATTAAAGGACACTTTGGGGATTCGTCACTTTTATTACAACAG TCTCCATGTTACGGACAATGAAATTCAAACAATGCCATGGGCAACAATTCTTGAGAAGGTTGTTCGGCTGCAAAGTTCACAACAGCTCTGTGTTGTTAAGGATCTttctgctcatgatgttgtaaTGCGATTGATGCGCAAGGAAAACTACTTGATTGGAATGGTCAACAAGGGGGTTCTTGCATTCCCAATCTCTCAGTGGATCCCTGGTGTTGGGCCGACGGTCAAATTTGGCTCATATGGAGCACAACATCGTCTGATACTGACAAAGACCCTTGAGTGGACCTTAAATTGGTGCATACTGCAGAGCATGTTTGATCG AAACTTCTGTGTTAGAAGGGAATTTATATCTAATCCAACAACCTTAAAGAAAAGGCTTATGGTAGTTGGGCTTGCAATGCTTCTTCTTTCACCATTTCTTGTCATATTCATGCTGGTGTATCTCTTCCTGAGGCATGCCGAACAATTCTATAATCACCCAAGTACTGCATCATCTCGAAGGTGGTCAACTTTGTCAAAGTGGATCTTTAGGGAATATAATGag GTGGACCATTTGTTCAAGCACCGGATCAATAGCAGTGTAGAGCATGCTTCTAACTATCTCAAGCAATTCCCGTCTCCTATTATTTCTATTATAGCAAAGTTCATCTCCTTTGTATCTGGCGGCTTTGCTGCTATTCTAATCATCATTGCATTTCTGGAGGAGTCGCTACTAGAGGGCCAT ATATTTGGGCGCAACTTGTTTTGGTATGCTGCTGTTTTTGGAACTATAACAGCAATCAGCCGGGCTGCTATTACAGATGAGCTTCTAGTCCTTGATCCTGAGGGAGCAATGTCTATGGTGGTCCAACATACACATTATATGCCAAAGAGATGGCGTGGCAAAGAAAATACTGAGATTGTCTGCATTGAGTTTGAAACCCTATTTCAG TATACTGGAATGATGCTACTTGAGGAGATGGCCTCAATTTTCCTCACTCCATATTTACTTATATTTGTTGTCCCGAAG CGTGTGGATGACATTTTGCAGTTCATTGCAGATTCTACAGTGAATGTTGAAGGTGTTGGTCATGTCTGCAG TTTTAGTGTCTTTGACTTTCAAAAATATGGCAATAGCAATTATGGTTCACCACACAATGCACCTCGCACTGAAAGGAGTTCCCAGGGGAAAATGGagaaatcatttttgag CTTTCAGAGTAGCTATCCTTCATGGGAACCAAACACTCAGGGAAAGCAGTTTATATCGAATCTTAGGACTTTCAGGGAGCAAAATCTGCAAGGTAAGGGAACTAGACAGGCATATTCTCCTTCTAGAATGTGGCGTGGGAGCCCCACTTTTAGAGGCCATGGAGACCGACGCAACGTTTTCTCAAGGGAGCATACACATAATATTCTTGGGACTGGCTATCACTTGGGTTCTCTCTGGCTAATTGATGCAGATCAAAAGAATCACCCGTATCTTCTTGATTGGTATTATATGTCACAACCTAACCGCGTGACTGGTTACTCGAGAGATGGTGCACCAGAACCTTTTGAAGCAACTGAGCAACATCCCGGAGATGATTGGACGCCATCCAACTTGACACAAAATGAACCAAAGTATGAAGAATACTGGGGTCACCATTATGAGGATCGAACCCAATCCCATCTGGGGGCTTCTACATCAACTCGTTTCTTCCGGGATAGTGTAATAAGGCACCATGATTCTAGTAATTTGCGAAACCCAACCAGAAGCCATTGGTGGGCTAGAAGTGGCCCAGATGCTGCCCAGCTCCAGACAAGTTTTCTTGAGCCTCCTGATTTCATTCACGAGAGTTCAGACAATTATCATGATAACTTTTCAGATCGAATCTCAGAGGAGCGAGAACAACACTTGGACTGGAGAAATGACCACCAATTATCCCGAACCACGTACATGGACGACTTAGAGGCCGGGGAGTTAAATCTTCATTTCGATGATATATATAGCAGACCTCCAGAAACTCCCAGAATAAATCCAGAGGCTACAAGCTTCGGCTGA